The genome window ACTTCTGGCTGACCTTCATCGGGTTCCACACCACGTTCCTGATCCAGCACTGGCTGGGTGTCGAGGGCATGCCCCGGCGTTACGCCGACTACCTGCCCGAAGACGGATTCGACCTGTACAACCAGATCTCCACGATCGGGTCGATCATCCTCGCGGCCTCGGTGCTCCCGTTCGCCTGGAACATCTACAAGACCTGGAAGAGCGCTCCGCTGATCACGGTGGACGACCCCTGGGGCTTCTCGAACACGCTGGAGTGGGCCACCTCGTGCCCGCCGCCGCGGCACAACTTCAACTCGCTGCCGCGGATCCGGTCCGAGCGCCCGGCGTTCGACCTGCACCACCCGGAGATCGCCGCCACCGACCACCCCACGCCGAACAAGGGTCTGCTCAACCAGATCTACGGCGAGGGCGACGTGCAGGAGCGGGGTCCCGGTCTGAACGGCCCGGACGAGCCCGGCAACAACGCCGGTAACCAGGGGGTGCAGAAGTGAAGATCGAAAGCTGGCTCTTCCTCGGCGGAACGCCCATCTTCATCCTCTTCGGTGTCGTCTACGGCTCGGTCACCAGCTGGACCGAACCCGTCGGCGCCGCGGCCCTGCTGATGACGGGCGGCCTGTCCGTCCTGGTCGGCGCGTACCTGGCCTACACGGCCCGGCACATCGACCCGCGTCCGGAAGACAACCCGTACGGCGAGATCGCCGAGGGCGCCGGCGAGCTCGGCGAGTTCGCCCCGCACTCCTGGTGGCCGCTGGTCGCCAGCGCCGCCGCCGCGGTGCTGGTGGTCGGCACGGTGATCGGCTGGTGGCTGATGGCCATCGGTGTGCTCATCGCCGCCATCGGTATCTGGGGCTGGGTGTTCGAGTTCTACCGGGGCGAGCACGCCCACTGATCCCGCACCACATCGACGGCGCCCACGGTCTGCCAAGGCCGCGGGCGCCGTTCGTTTTGCCTTGGGGCCTTGGGGCCTTGGGGCCGTCCGCCCGACCGCCCGCAGATCGCAGGAGAATCGCCGCCGGACGGTCACCGCAACGTGATGGATATCGGGCGAAACGTAGCTATTTCCTAGGAATGCTTGACGATTCCCTAATGGTTCAGGTGGTTCTCATGAGGTGCCGATAGACTTCCTTTAGCGGAGCATTGCAACCGATGCACGGTTAGGCGCGTCTTAGGAGCGTCGCGTGTGTCGTCGGATCCTTCTGAGTCAGGTGGGTAGCAGAGTGATGAGTCGTGTCGCCGGTCGGGGCCGGACCCGAAGGCTGGGGGTGCTCGCGGCCGCCCTGGCTGCGGTGATCGCCCTGGCCGGGTGCCAGTCCGATGACTCCACCGCGTCCGGTTCGGGTGATACGGGCTCGTCGGCCGAGACCACGGCCGCGCCCGCCGCGGAGGTCACGATCACCCCTGGTGACGGGACCAAGAAGGTCAAGGTCGCCAAGAAGGTCAAGGTGTCGGTCGCGGCCGGCACGATCTCCGAGGTGAACGTGGCCAGCGCCACCGGCACCAAGCTCAAGGGAACGCTAAGCGAAGATAAGACGGAGTGGACCAGCAAGACCGCTCTGAAGGCCGCGATGGGCTACACGGTCGCGGTCAAGGCCGCCAACGCCGACGGGGTGGCCACCGAGGCCACGTCGTCGTTCTCCACCCTCACCCCCGACGGTCAGGTCACCGCCTACGTGGTGCCCGGCGACGGCTGGACCGTGGGTGTGGGCATGCCGGTCGTGGTCGAGATGTCCGACGCGGTGGCCAAGGACAAGCGCAACGGCGTGGTGGACGCCCTGAAGGTCGACACCGGCGACGCCGAGGTCGAGGGCGCCTGGCAGTGGATGAGCAGCACCCAGGTGTGGTGGCGCCCGAAGGACTACTGGGAGCCCGGCACCAAGGTGGAGGTCACGGCCGACCTGACCGGCGTCGAGGTCGACGACAACGTGTGGGGCAAGAAGCAGAAGTCGCAGTCCGACTTCACCATCGGCGACGAGATGATCAGCACCGTGGACGTGGCCGGCCACAAGATGACCGTGAAGAAGAACGGCAAGGTCATCCGCACCATCCCGGTCACCACGGGCAAGGCCTCGATGGCCACCCGCAACGGGATCAAGGTGATCATGAGCCGGGAGACGTCGCACAAGATGAACTCCGAGACCATCGGCATCGACAAGGACGACCCGGACTACTACAACCTCACGGTGAAGTACGCGATGCGCCTGACCTACAGCGGTGAGTTCATCCACGCCGCGCCCTGGTCGGCCAGCTCGCAGGGCAGCGCCAACGTCAGCCACGGCTGCACCGGCATGACCACCGCGGAAGCGAAGTGGCTGTTCAACAACTCCAAGGTGGGCGACGTGGTCGTCTACAAGAACAGCAACCGCAAGCTGGAGTGGGGCAACGGCTACACCGTCTGGAACGAGTCGTACTCGGACTGGAAGGCCTGACGCACCGGCCCCGAACCACCGGGGACCCCCGGCCCACGACGCGTGGGCCGGGGGTTTCGTCGTCCATGAACCGGGTGGCGGCGAACCGGAGCGGCAAAGCAGGGAAGCCCGGTCCGAACGGACCGGGCTCCCCTGCTTTTCGGTGCGCTCAGGCGTTGGTGGCCGCCACCCAGCGGTCGAGGACCCCGGCCGCGGCACCGCTGTCGATGGACTCGGCGGCCCGCTGCACCCCGTCGGCGATCCGCTTCACCAGGTCGCCCTCCGCGCTCCCGGAGGCGGCCAGCGCGGCGCCGGCGTTCAGCAGCACGGCGTCACGCACCGGGCCGGTCTCGCCGGCCAGCAGGGACCGCACCACGCCCGCGTTGTGCTGCGGGTCGCCGCCGCGCAGGTCGTCGAGCGTGGCCCGGGGGAGGCCGAGATCGGCCGGGTCGAACACGCTCTCGGTGACGGCACCGCCGCGCACCTCCCAGACCCGGGAGGGGCCGGTGGTGGACAGCTCGTCGAGGCCGTCGTCGCCCCGGAACACCAGCGCGGTGTCGCCCCGCTCGGCCAGCACGCCGGCCATGATCGGGGCCATCCGCAGGTTGGCGCAGCCGATCGCCGAGACGCCGGGCTGCGCCGGGTTGGTGAGCGGGCCCAGGAAGTTGAACGCCGTGGGCACTTTCAGCTCGGCCCGGGTCGGCCCGGCGAACCGCATGGCGGGGTGGAACTTCATCGCGAACAGGAAGGTGATGCCGACCTCGCCCGCCACCTCGGCCACCCGGCCGGTGGGCAGGTCGAGACGCAGCCCGAGCTTCTCCAGCACGTCGGCCGCGCCGGACGACGACGAGGCCGCCCGGTTGCCGTGCTTGATCACCCGCGCCCCCGCCCCGGCCGCGACCAGCGCGGACATGGTGGAGATGTTGACGGTCTTGTGCATGTCGCCGCCGGTGCCGACGATGTCCACCGCCGGGCCCGGGATCTCGATCCGCACGGCGTGCCGCAGCATGACCGCGACCAGACCGGCCAGCTCCTGCACCGTCTCGCCCTTGGCCCGCAGCGCGACCAGGAAGGCGGCCAGCTGCACCGGGTTCGAGCGGTCGGTCATGACCTGCTCCATCGCCCACTCGGCCTCGGCCCGGGACAGGTCCTGCCCGGCGATCAGGGTGGAGATGAGCTGCGGCCAGGAGATGGTCGGCATCGGGATATCAGCCTCTACGACGACGGGCCAGGACGGTGATCGCCTCGGCCAGGGCACGGGGGTCGAGCGGGTGCGGCACGGCGGCGTCGGCGCGCGACCAGGTGGCCAGCCAGGCGTCCTGGGGGCGGCCGGTGAGTACGAGTACCGGCGGGCACTCGAAGATCTCGTCCTTGAGCTGGCGGCAGATTCCCATACCGCCGGCCGGGACCGCCTCGCCGTCGAGGATCAGCACGTCGAAACCACCGGCGTCGACGGCCGAGATCACCGCGGGCGGCGTGGCGCACTCGGTCCACACGACCGCCGGGAGGTCTGCCGCCAGCCGCTTGCCGATCGCCATGCGCACCTTGGTGCGGGTGTCGGAGTCGTCGCTGTAGATCAGTAGCGAGATCGGTTTCGGGCCGGAGACCGGTTCACCGCCGGACAGCCGCGGGTCTTCGTGACCCTGGTCGAGCGGGTGCCCGGCCGGGGCCAGGTCGCCGGGATGGGCCGAGGTCGTCGTCATCGATCGTCTCCTGATGGAGTGATTCCGTGTGTGCTCAGGTGCCCCGCCCGGCTGCCGGCGGGTGTCCGCTTTCCGTCGCCGATCGTATCGAAGGAGGAGATCGGCGTGCTGCCCGGGCCCACATCCGGGACATTGGTCCCGGCGCCCGCCATTGGTCCTGGACGCGGTCGGGCGCCGCACGGTGACTGAACGCGACCGGCACTGTCCCGGCGGCCCGTCCGCGGGGTGCGACACGCCGGAGCCGTGAAGTTTCGTGACCGCCGTGCCGAATACCCCCGGCGTGTCGCAGGTATTCGCGATCCTGACCGCAACCAGGGCAACAGAAAGGAGTCAAGTGCGCCGATGAAGGCTGACGTGACGCCCATACCCGAGCAGGCCCGCGCGCAAGACGACACGTGTCAGCGGGGCTTCACCAAATTAGGCAACGCCGGACTTGCGAAACAGCGTTCGACCTGCGGGAAGCCAAATCAGGCAACAGTTACGACACGGTGTGAGCCACGCAAGGGCCCCCCGCCCTCCATCCGGATCGACGTGAGGCCATAATGACGCCCGTGGCATCCGTAGCGGCAGTAGACGGCCCGGCTGGGCCGAACGTTCATGCGACTCTCAACCGACCCAACATGGTTCAGGTCGGCACGATCGTTTGGCTCTCCAGTGAGCTGATGTTCTTCGCGGGTCTGTTCGCGATGTACTTCACGATCCGCGCCGTCCAGCCCGACCTGTGGGCTGTAGAGCCGCTCAAGCTTGATATCCCCTTCTCCACGGCCAACACGATCAACCTGGTGCTCAGCTCGGTCTGGTGCCAGATGGGTGTGTTCGCCGCGGAGCGCTTCCAGCCCAGCGCCCTGGGCACCTGGTGGGCGCCGTGGACGCGGGAGCACGGATTCCGTAACTGGGGTATGCGGGAGTGGTACCTGCTGACCTACGTCGCCGGTGCGATCTTCATCTGCGGCCAGGTCTTCGAGTACGCCAACCTGGTCTCCGAGGGCCTGACCCTCGGCAGCTCCGGCTACGGCTCGGTGTTCTACCTGACCACCGGCTTCCACGGCATCCACGTCACCGGTGGGCTCATCGCCTTCCTGTTGATCATCGGCCGCAGTTTCGCGGCCAAGCGATTCGGCCATGCCGAGGCCACCAGCGCCATCGTCACGTCGTACTACTGGCACTTCGTCGACGTGGTCTGGATCGGCCTCTTCTTCGTCATCTACGTCATCAAGTGACGCACCGATGACTGAGAAAGCGCTGGACGTTTCGTCCGCACCTACTTCGGAACGTAGGAGTTCTACATCGTGAGCGCACTCGCTGCCCGGCGGCGGCACCCGTTGGCCACAGCACTTCTCGTGCTGCTGGGCCTGCTCGTGACGGGCGTGGCCTACGCCGCCGTGATGCCCAGTACGGCGGATGCCTCGACCGAATCAGCCTCTGCCGATGACATCGCGCAGGGGCAGAAGCTGTTCCTGGCCAACTGTTCCACCTGCCACGGCGTCGACGCGGAGGGCCGTAACGAGGCCCCGTCGCTGATCGGTGTCGGCGCGGCCGCCGTCGACTTCCAGGTCGGCACCGGCCGGATGCCGCTGGCCGCCAGCGGCCCGCAGGCCCCCGAGGCGCCGACTCGTCTGTCCGACGAGCAGACCGCGCAGCTCGCCGCCTATGTCGCGAGTCTCGGGGCCGGACCGTCGATCCCGTCCGAGGAGGAGATCGACCCCGACGGGGGCGACGCTTCCAAGGGCGCCATGATCTTCCGCACCAACTGCGCCATGTGCCACAACTCGGCCGGTGCCGGTGGTGCGCTGACCCGGGGCAAGTACGCCCCGAACCTGAGCGACACCAGCTACAAGCACATCTACGAGGCCATGCTCACCGGCCCGCAGTCGATGCCGGTCTTCGCCGACACGACGATCACGCCGGAGCAGAAGCAGGACGTCATCGCGTACCTGGCGACGATCCGTGAGACCCCGAACCCCGGAGGCCTGGCGCTGGGCCGGCTCGGACCGGTGAGTGAGGGTCTCGTCGCCTGGGTGCTCGGGCTGTCCGTGCTGATCGGTTTCGCGGTCTGGCTGGGGGCGAAGTCCTCGTGAGCAACGAAACGGGTGGGACCATGAGTACGCACGACCCGGACCACGGCGGGAGCGACGTGGCCCTCCAAGAGGGCGACCTGCCCGCCAGGTTCGACAACCCGGGGCTGCCGGAGCACGCGCACCGGCTGACCGACACCGACCCGAAGGCCGCCCGGCGCGCCGAGCGTCAGGTCGCGTTCCTCTTCGTGCTGTCGATGATCGGCACCCTGGTGGTGCTGGTCGGCTACTTCAGCGTGAAGTTCCACGACAACCTCGGTTTCACCGAGTACCTGAACCGGCTCGAGCTGTCGAACAAGGTGCTCGGTATCGGCCTGGCGGTCGCCCTGCTGGGTATCGGTGTCGGTGCGGTGCACTGGGCCAAGACCCTGATGCCCGACGAGGAGCGCATCGACTACCGGCACCTCCAGCGCGGCACCGACGAGGAGCGCGCCGAGGCGGTCGAGAAGCTGGCGACCGGCGCCGAGGAGTCCGGGTTCGCCCGTCGTCCCCTGATCCGCAACACGCTGATCGGTGCGATGGCGCTGTTCCCGTTGCCCGGGCTGGTGTTCTTCCGGGACACCGGGCCGCTGCCGGGTGACGACCTCTCCACCACCTTCTGGAAGGCCGGCGACCGGCTCATGCTGGACCCGGAGGGTGGCCCGATCAAGGCGTCCGACATGGTCCTCGGCGCCGTCGCGCACGTCATGCCGGAGGGCATCGAGGAGTCCGAGCACCCGCTGAACGAGAAGGCCAAGGCCGCCGTTCTGCTGATCCGCCTGGAAGAGGACAAGCTGGCGGCCGAGTCGCTGCCGGGTGCCTACGGCGGTATCGTGGCGTACTCCAAGATCTGCACCCACATGGGTTGCCCGGTGGCCCTTTACGAGCAGCAGACCCATCACCTGCTCTGCCCGTGCCACCAGTCGACCTTCGACCTGACGCAGAACTGCAAGGTCATCTTCGGGCCGGCCAAGCGGCCGCTGCCGCAGCTGGCCATCACCGTTGACGACGAGGGATACCTGGTGGCCAAGGAGCCCTTCCACGAGGCCGTCGGCCCGAGCTTCTGGGAGCGCGGATGAGCACCACCAGCCCCATCACCAAAGCTGGCTCCACCACGGGCAACTGGCTCGACGAGCGGCTCGGCGCGTCCAAGGTCGTCAACGGCTTCTCGCGCAAGATCTTCCCCGACCACTGGTCGTTCATGCTCGGCGAGGTGGCGCTCTACAGCTTCGTCATCCTGCTGCTGAGCGGAACGTTCCTGACGTTCTTCTTCGTGCCGAGCGCCAGTGAGGTCGTCTACGACGGCCCCTACACCACGCTCGCCGGGCAGCACGTGTCCGAGGCGTTCGACTCGACGATGCACATCTCGTTCGAGGTGCGTGGCGGTCTGCTCAT of Kineosporia corallincola contains these proteins:
- a CDS encoding cytochrome c oxidase subunit 4 — its product is MKIESWLFLGGTPIFILFGVVYGSVTSWTEPVGAAALLMTGGLSVLVGAYLAYTARHIDPRPEDNPYGEIAEGAGELGEFAPHSWWPLVASAAAAVLVVGTVIGWWLMAIGVLIAAIGIWGWVFEFYRGEHAH
- the ctaE gene encoding aa3-type cytochrome oxidase subunit III, producing MTPVASVAAVDGPAGPNVHATLNRPNMVQVGTIVWLSSELMFFAGLFAMYFTIRAVQPDLWAVEPLKLDIPFSTANTINLVLSSVWCQMGVFAAERFQPSALGTWWAPWTREHGFRNWGMREWYLLTYVAGAIFICGQVFEYANLVSEGLTLGSSGYGSVFYLTTGFHGIHVTGGLIAFLLIIGRSFAAKRFGHAEATSAIVTSYYWHFVDVVWIGLFFVIYVIK
- the qcrA gene encoding cytochrome bc1 complex Rieske iron-sulfur subunit, with product MSTHDPDHGGSDVALQEGDLPARFDNPGLPEHAHRLTDTDPKAARRAERQVAFLFVLSMIGTLVVLVGYFSVKFHDNLGFTEYLNRLELSNKVLGIGLAVALLGIGVGAVHWAKTLMPDEERIDYRHLQRGTDEERAEAVEKLATGAEESGFARRPLIRNTLIGAMALFPLPGLVFFRDTGPLPGDDLSTTFWKAGDRLMLDPEGGPIKASDMVLGAVAHVMPEGIEESEHPLNEKAKAAVLLIRLEEDKLAAESLPGAYGGIVAYSKICTHMGCPVALYEQQTHHLLCPCHQSTFDLTQNCKVIFGPAKRPLPQLAITVDDEGYLVAKEPFHEAVGPSFWERG
- the trpD gene encoding anthranilate phosphoribosyltransferase gives rise to the protein MPTISWPQLISTLIAGQDLSRAEAEWAMEQVMTDRSNPVQLAAFLVALRAKGETVQELAGLVAVMLRHAVRIEIPGPAVDIVGTGGDMHKTVNISTMSALVAAGAGARVIKHGNRAASSSSGAADVLEKLGLRLDLPTGRVAEVAGEVGITFLFAMKFHPAMRFAGPTRAELKVPTAFNFLGPLTNPAQPGVSAIGCANLRMAPIMAGVLAERGDTALVFRGDDGLDELSTTGPSRVWEVRGGAVTESVFDPADLGLPRATLDDLRGGDPQHNAGVVRSLLAGETGPVRDAVLLNAGAALAASGSAEGDLVKRIADGVQRAAESIDSGAAAGVLDRWVAATNA
- the qcrC gene encoding cytochrome bc1 complex diheme cytochrome c subunit, translated to MSALAARRRHPLATALLVLLGLLVTGVAYAAVMPSTADASTESASADDIAQGQKLFLANCSTCHGVDAEGRNEAPSLIGVGAAAVDFQVGTGRMPLAASGPQAPEAPTRLSDEQTAQLAAYVASLGAGPSIPSEEEIDPDGGDASKGAMIFRTNCAMCHNSAGAGGALTRGKYAPNLSDTSYKHIYEAMLTGPQSMPVFADTTITPEQKQDVIAYLATIRETPNPGGLALGRLGPVSEGLVAWVLGLSVLIGFAVWLGAKSS
- a CDS encoding L,D-transpeptidase, coding for MSRVAGRGRTRRLGVLAAALAAVIALAGCQSDDSTASGSGDTGSSAETTAAPAAEVTITPGDGTKKVKVAKKVKVSVAAGTISEVNVASATGTKLKGTLSEDKTEWTSKTALKAAMGYTVAVKAANADGVATEATSSFSTLTPDGQVTAYVVPGDGWTVGVGMPVVVEMSDAVAKDKRNGVVDALKVDTGDAEVEGAWQWMSSTQVWWRPKDYWEPGTKVEVTADLTGVEVDDNVWGKKQKSQSDFTIGDEMISTVDVAGHKMTVKKNGKVIRTIPVTTGKASMATRNGIKVIMSRETSHKMNSETIGIDKDDPDYYNLTVKYAMRLTYSGEFIHAAPWSASSQGSANVSHGCTGMTTAEAKWLFNNSKVGDVVVYKNSNRKLEWGNGYTVWNESYSDWKA